The following nucleotide sequence is from Fusarium graminearum PH-1 chromosome 1, whole genome shotgun sequence.
TACGAGATTATGGTGTTAAGAACAACAGCGAGTTGATGGCTGTCATGCCCGAGGTTGGTGATGTCAGTAGTGGTTCAGAGGAGGAAATGGTTATCGTCGATGCCCCTCGAGACGACAGAAAAACACGCCGCCGCAAGAACAAGCGcaataagaagaagggtaTCGCTAGTGATGGTGATTCTCTGTCAGGCAGTCCTCGCGACAGTGCCTCTACCTTTGATCACCCCAGATCTCCTCCAGCACCACCTGCATCCACAGGAGCTACTAGCGGCCCCATGAAGGTCTTGGACGACCTGGCTGTTGAGTACCAGATCAAGTGGTTGCCATTATCCGCCGAATACATTGAATCACCACCTTCAGACCCCAAGAAGAGGGAGGAAGATCACCGCAAACTATCTGAGAGCATCATGATGCACATTATGCTGAAGTGCGACGGTGTCGATGCTGAAGGAATGCCTGAGGTCAGAGCGCGAAGAAAGGAATTGGTCAGACAGGTCCAAAAGACCTTGAAGGATTTGGATGTTGCAAAGGATTCTTAAGCCCTCATACAAGCAAAGGCGTTTTATGATATTATTGGAGGTGGACTGAAAAGATTGTCTAATTTGAGTGCGCTTGGCGTTACTGGGAACGACTTATCGACTACCATTGATTGCTCTTGATAGAACAAGCTGTACAATAGATTCAAGGAACGATATAgccttgacgatgatgacaatgataGACAGCATCTGAGCAGATTGTCATAATAATTTGATTGAAATACACCAAAATTGATGCCTATTTCTACCATACAGACATTCAACTTGAGTTCATAACCATCTCTGATGTAAACCTCGGCTAGCAGTGAATCACCCACCCACccttctcttggtcttgtcttgcatcATCAGAACTGCCCAGATTCAATCAAACAAATCACGTGGAGAGCCTAAAGTGGAGGCTCTGCCATCTGCTCAGTCATCACTCCATCAGTCACTTTCGGCTTATTCTGGTGATTCGGCATTTCTTCGGCTCAACTTCTCAATAGGTCTTTTAAGCCCTAAGCAACTCAGCGAGTCGCTTGCGCTGCTAAGAGTCTTTTCCACTAACGGTTAGCGTACAAGGCACAACGAGCCCTCTCGAATGGTCCTTGGATTTTTCGCCCGTCAATCAGTATCGCGACCACTTGCACCCAACAATTCGAGGGACGACTAACCCCAGCAGCACAGGAAATCCAAATCTTCGCCGACCGGTTTGAGGATTTGTTTGTCTAGCCGTCGACTGAGCtgcccttctttccttttctttaaTCCCCCCAGAAAAGACGGTTACGATGTCCAGCTTCGAGCAAGTTGTGAGTGCCACCGACAGAAAAAACACCAAATCAATATTGCCTTGATGTGCAAATGCAAGACGAGCTGCGGGCAACTGGGATATGTTGGCGATGGGATTGGAGACGTTTTGGGATCTCAGCATTCAGCGCCTGCACTTCTTGTTGACGCTGCTCGTCGCTCGCCTTTCAGATGGGAATATTGGTCTTGAAGACTCATTTTGCTGACCGTTGTGTGCGTTTACAGGTCGTCATCGATGGCAAGGGCCATCTCCTTGGCCGACTCGCCTCCATTGTCGCCAAGCAGCTCCTTAGTGGTCAGAAGATTGTTATCGTCCGTTGTGAGGCCCTTAACATCTCCGGAGAGTTCTTCCGCGCCAAGCGTATGTCTACCCCACGATACCACAGACTCTCGATATGTGGCCGAGCATCCTATGGGACAAACACCACAGCGATGCCGTTTGAGGAACAACCAAGCTGATTATGACAACAGTCAAGTACCACGCCCACCTCCGAAAGATCACCCGATACAACCCCACCCGCGGTGGTGAGTCGAAGCCGTTTCCTGAACATTGGACAACAGTCATTGACTCGATATAGGTCCCTTCCACTTCCGCGCTCCTTCCCGAATCTTCTACAAGGCCGTCCGTGGCATGATCCCCCACAAGACTGCCCGTGGTGCCGCTGCTCTCGAGCGCCTTAAGGTCTTCGAGGGTGTCCCCCCTCCCTacgacaagaccaagaaggtcGTCGTTCCCCAGGCTCTCCGCGTTCTCCGACTCCAGCCCGGCCGCAAGTTCTGCACTGTCGGTCGTCTGTCCCACGAGGTTGGCTGGAAGTACCAGGATGTCGTTGCCCGGTATGTTTTCTCCATGATGTGTCCCTCAATGAACACAAACTAACTTTTCACAGTTTGGAGGAGCGAagaaaggccaagggtgCCGCCTACTACGAGCGCAAGAAGATTGCCGCCCGACAACTGgccgatgccaagaagaacgccACTGTCAAGGAGGAGACCTCCAAGGCTCTTGCCAACTACGGCTACTAAGCTGTTCATATCCCTCGACCTAGCATCTTGCCGGTCTAGGCACAGCTTGGCAACGTCTATCATTTCTCATGCGTTTCATTAGATGGCGCGGTGGTTCAAAGGGATTTACTTGATTTGCTGAGTGATGGCAAGGGTGGCTCGAGGAGTAGATGTCGATTCCCCCCCAAAAGAAATGTTCTAAATGAAAAGTCCCCAACCACGATTATCGAATGCTTCTTTTTGCACTTACTGCCCGCGACCAGAAGAACCTAAAGCACAGAGTTCCGACAATTCAACATGATTTGCATGAGGATAACTGAGACTCTTGTGTGGATACCTCTTCAAACCTTGGGATATGTGGTGAGGCTTTTGATGATGTGGAGGAGGGATGCTTTGTTGATGAACGTTTGACGGAGGCTGGCGATTGTCATTGATCCTGTGTTTACCCAAGGACGCCAGAGTTCGGCGGACGGGTTTTATGAGTGATGGCAATGGGAGGTGATCTTGTTTCGCTTCCCTGAACGGGACAGGGTCTCGCATTTTGCACAATAGGAGTAGAAAAGGAAAGGCTCTTGTTTGATCAATTATGATTTCATGTGAATGTAGTGTCTTGTGCCTTGTGTccgttgatgttgacatcAGTGTTTACGCCTAAGCTCCAAGTGAGCGAGTGTCTTGTAAATGATGTAGTGATATCATGTGGGCTACTACCTGCTCATCCATTCTCACGGTTCTTGTAATGCGACAACGCAGTCGCCTTCATGTCTATAGTGTTTGTCAAATGAATATTTGGTGTTACTCTGAGTATGACTAGCGATATATAATCGATCTGTGTAAAAGAAACAGAGCAATGATCTTAACAGTGTTTCTGAAAGTCGTTTTGAGTTTGACATCTATAAAGTAGTCTAGAGTGAGAATACATGCACATGCTCAAGCACTACACTTGGCCACAGACTTTTCAAGCTACATCAAGTAAGATTAAAAGCATATGAGAAAAAGTACATACAATTAGAAAATATATAGAGCAGTCATATAAGATCGAGGGCTCTCCATGGTGCTGATACAAAATGGTCTCGTTGTAGGGTATGGTGGTTGCTCTCTGGGGTGTCATgtgctgataagataagctTTTTGTGAGGTGTCCTCACCCAAGCCGTTACACTGGTGCAGTGGGACAACATCGAAACACTTTGTCATTTACACTCCAAACCAAGTCACTCTTTTACAATCTCAAGACTTACcaaacaaaagaaagcaaTAATACCTCCAAGAAGACATAACTGCATCCATAAGTAAAAGAAAACACCTACTACGACCGCCAACATGTCGGATCTCGATCACTTTGATCTCCTTCCCATCCAGATGGACCCTCAGTCCAAGGCCATCACCTCGCAAACAGCATCGCGCTCTCTCGCCGCCGAACTCGAAGCTCTAAACACACTCCACCGCTCTCTCCTTACCATCGAGCACCCTTCAGGTGCACCCCCACCTCCCGTGCCCGTCAACCCCAAGCGCACTGCCAACGTGACCAAGCTCCGCGACTCTGGCAACAACGAATACCGCAAGGGCAAGTTCCCCGAGGCCATCAAGTTCTACACTCTGGGTGTCCAGATGGCCATGCAGCGCCCCATGTGGGAGCCCGCTGCGCTCGTCAGGGAGGAGATCAGCGGACTGCTTGCCAACCGAGCGCAGGCGCACATGGCGATGCAGAACTGGGCCGAGGGTGCCGTGGATGCGCATGCGAGCGTTGAGGCACGCTGGGTCGGAAACGCAAAGGCTTGGTGGAGAAGGGGAAGATGTTTGGCCGAGATGGGCAGACTTGAAGAGGCTAGGGACTGGATTAGGAGAGGACTGGAGGTTGAGGGTGAGGAGGGAGAGCTGGTGCAGCTATTGAGGGAGATTGAGGAGAGGATTGAGAAGCAGCAGGGTTAAGTTGACGAGGCATGGTTGAGCGTGCTTTTGATCAATGTTCTTGAAGGCTGAGACGAAGTCGGGATTCACCCGAGACATAAGAGATGGGTGCAAGCTCCGAAGCAACGATAGAAGTTATGAGGTCTTAGTGAGGGAATGCCAGTAACAGCGGCATATGGAATTTTTATTTGAACggcattgtttgtttggCCGTGGTTCTCTGGAGTTTTAATATCAACGCAACGCATTTGATGGATCGCTTGAATGTCCATGTCAACGTGGCTTTGCAGTACTCAATCTTCACTAAAGTATCAGATACCATGATGGTAGTTATGAAGGCATGCACTGTATCACATATATGCAAACATGGGATCTGTAAAATATCTATAGAAGTTCAATCGTATAATGTCAAGTCAATTCTTCTGTTCTGTACTCGCTACGCCTAACAGATTAAGGAAATGCGAAACAGTCACCCGCCCTTTATCCATAACCGTAACCTTAATCACCTGGTCCCCTAAattccattccattccaAAGGAAGTCTTCCATGCATTGCATTTCATGCCCCATTCCTGCGTCTTTGCCACTTTATATGTTCCATCGCAGCATGCCATTAGAGTAAACAAAAGCctataaaaagaaaatcgagagagaaaaagaaggaagtGGATATCAACAAGTAGCCGTCCAGATCCCTATTCGCATGCGTTTGAAGTCGTTGAACAAGATCCATGATTGTGAGCTTTGCGAGCATAAATCAGAGGCTGGATGAGTTGTGGCTCATATTCCCACGTAATTTCCCCCTTGGTTGATCATTGGCGTGATGCGTCATTCCGTTTGCGAAGAATAAAAATTTGCGACAGGAGCAAGATGCCATGCGATGCGTGCGCTGCTCAGGAGAGTCAAGACCAGGCCGAAAACAAAATAATTTTTGTATCAAAATTAAAAAAGAAGAGTTTCTCGTTTGCGAGGGGTATCTTGTTCGCAAGACAATGTGCTTTGTTgcgtttgttgtttgttttggtggTTTCCTTTGGGACTTTGTTCTACTCCTTCTCGctgagcttctcgttgagGCTCTGGCCGCGAGGTCGCATGACAGCGTCCTGGCCACTCATTCTCCTGTCGAGAGCACGCTCAAGCTTTGCGCCGAGGGCGAGCTTGCTCATGGTGTCTGTCTTCTCGTCGGTGAGGATGACGCGCTGGGAAGAGAGGGCCTTATTCTCCATGCGGTCGAGGCCGGTAGCGATATCGCGGATCTCGGCGTGGGCAGAGTCGGTGGTTCCGACGGTGGGAGACAGTGAGGGAGCCATGCTGTAGGTGCTGAAGCGAACAGAGCCGCGGTTCTTTGAAGAGTCAGTGGATGGTTGatccttttctttttctttggtggtttggcGATCGGGTTGGGTATGAGCGTGGGATGAGATCCAAGGCTtagccatgatgggcagtAAACAAGATTGAAGTAGGCACTGGTACTGGCAGACACAGGACGggacaaaaaaagagatgatcaagaaatAGTTAAAGAAAACAAGTTAGAGAGAGGGAAGGATGTGACAGGGGAATGTGTCAAGATGGTAATGATGGGCGTGGTGGACAAAGAAGGATGACAACcaaggcaaggtcaaggtacATGTGCCAGTAAAGGTTGTATGGGCTGAACCAAGCGGCCGGTGAGGTAAAAGAGTCACATTTCAGTGGTTTCGGTTTCGTCTCTTGCATTCTCCAGCACGCACCGATCATCCATCAAAGTGGGCAGATGGACGTAGGAACGGCATAGCAGGCGAGACTAGAGACGGAACTAGACTGTACGGTACGGGACCTGACCAGGGGGGCAAGGCCAAGTGGATGGACAAaggagaggatgagaaaaaaagagagaagatCCGAGCGGTCATAACTTACAGAAGGGGCCATGATGGGCCGGGAAGAGTCCAGAGAAGCAggcatggtgatgatgggatGGATAATCGAAGGCGGAGACGGATATAGGCAATACTATAGATGGGATCTATGAAACTCGCGACGACGAGGATTCCCAGGCAAGCAAAGAGGAGTAAAAAGGAGAAGCGAAACcgcagatgaagaaagagagggaagaTAGTGGGTTTTGAGAAAGTGGATAGAGACGTAATAGTAGAGGTAAGCCGATACAATAGCGAGCGAGCTATGTATGTAGGTAatttaaaaaagaaagcctAGAGACCTAACGGATGAACGGGTGTATGGAAGCTTTGGCCGTTTTGATGTTGGTTTCTGTTTTAGCAGCGGTCTatttttttcctttttttatatttcttcttttttttcttcacGAGTCAAaacgagaaacaagaaaCGGATGGACGGTAGAGGTAGTTATTGAAGAAGATTAAAAAGCAAAGGGCAAGGATGGGAGGGAGAGAGGGGAAAGGGGACAAGATTTCGTTGGAGATTAAAGCCACCTAACAAAACGAACGGCACAGGCACGAGTCTCAGCGGATGGGCTGTTTTACAGGGGTGTGTGCTACCTACAGGATGTGTACATGCGCTACAGTTTAGAGTACGCCTGGACACAGCTTTGATCAgtggactggactggactggactggactggactggactggactgaACTTAAAAAGTCGGGTTGGCAATATATTAAACTTGTGATTTATTTAATGAGTTTGTCGGTAAGGAACAAATTGATTCTATcatgcaacaacaacaacgacgtTGATCAATTGCAAAAAAGCTGAACTGAGCTAAAGCAATGGTAGGCGTTTCAAAACATTCAGGGATCAGGCGGGCGAGATGGTGCCCCAGGTGCCCCTAGAGCAAAACACTCGTACAAGACCCCAGGCTCCATCTCAGTACCCACTTGCCCTGAATCTGTAGGGGACGGACCTCTTTTTCCCACTGCTAAACACCAAAAGGCTATCTCACGGACAATCTCAAAGCCCTTTTTCGTCACTGgaatgttttttttttcttcctcttttaCTTTGGTGATGATCAGGGCAGCAGACCCTTGATAAAACCGCCACTCGCGTGGTAGCCACTTAGGCATGTAGGTACGGGgtttttggctttggctttttttgggggcgacgatgatgacgatggttgACGGCACAAGCTGAAGAGGGACAAACTGATCGTCATTTCCAcatggcatgacatggtGGCAACGACAAcgaaaagagaagagatagcGAAGAGGGGGGGCCAAGAGGCACATGGCTAACGTGATGATCCTGGCATTACACGTGGTCTGGATTGGAGGGGATCAACTTATTATCATGCATTAAGTTCAATCTGTAACTTCTATCCGTAGTGATACTACGCAGATAAACAATAAAGTAAGCTGAACATTCAGGTGCTCACATTAGAGATGATTGTGTCTCGTATTGCAATCCAATGGCTGTCAGCCAAGGGATATATCACATTCTATTCCATCCTAGATGTGATAACTTCAACTGTGACTGTCAGCCTTCTATCTAGCAACCCAGGCACTAACCTACAGCAACACTCTGCAATTGAGCATGGCTTTTGATGAAACTCAGTGGCAGAAGCTTATCGTGACAAGTAAAAAAGCGCAGATTAATCTCGGTCCCGTCAAGGGCGTCACCGAAACTGTCGTTGACTACCTAAATCGACATGAAACCCAAGCCATTTAGCCATGCATCCATCTAGGTTAGGCCCGCAGGTTCCAGGCCGACCAAGATGGAGCCTCAAGATTGCAAGATAGATTTAGAGTAGTAGCACATATTACTACCTACCAACTTCCC
It contains:
- a CDS encoding 60S ribosomal protein L16, translating into MSSFEQVVVIDGKGHLLGRLASIVAKQLLSGQKIVIVRCEALNISGEFFRAKLKYHAHLRKITRYNPTRGGPFHFRAPSRIFYKAVRGMIPHKTARGAAALERLKVFEGVPPPYDKTKKVVVPQALRVLRLQPGRKFCTVGRLSHEVGWKYQDVVARLEERRKAKGAAYYERKKIAARQLADAKKNATVKEETSKALANYGY